One genomic region from Clostridium saccharobutylicum DSM 13864 encodes:
- a CDS encoding sugar transferase: protein MNKFNKIIKRIFDIICSGLGLIVLSLVFLVIALRIKTGSDGPIFFKQIRVGEKGKEFEILKFRTMVVDAEKLGRQITVGNDSRITKIGAFLRKYKLDELPQLINVFKGDMSLVGPRPEVPRYVKMYNEEQRKVLEVKPGITDLASIRYRDENELLGKAENPDEFYINTIMPDKLALNVEYIKKSNVFFDIYIIIQTIIKCI from the coding sequence ATGAATAAATTTAACAAGATAATAAAAAGAATATTTGATATAATTTGTTCTGGTTTAGGACTTATAGTATTAAGTTTAGTATTTCTTGTAATTGCACTAAGAATAAAAACAGGTTCTGATGGACCGATATTTTTTAAGCAAATAAGAGTTGGAGAAAAAGGTAAAGAATTTGAAATTCTTAAGTTTAGAACTATGGTTGTAGATGCTGAAAAATTAGGAAGACAAATTACTGTAGGTAATGACAGCAGAATTACTAAAATAGGAGCATTTTTAAGAAAATATAAACTAGATGAACTTCCACAATTAATTAACGTATTTAAGGGAGATATGAGTCTAGTAGGTCCAAGACCGGAAGTACCAAGATATGTTAAGATGTATAATGAAGAGCAAAGAAAGGTTTTGGAAGTTAAACCAGGAATAACAGATTTAGCATCTATTAGATATAGAGATGAAAATGAGCTTCTTGGAAAAGCTGAAAATCCAGATGAATTCTACATAAACACAATTATGCCTGATAAGTTAGCATTAAATGTGGAATATATCAAAAAAAGCAATGTATTTTTTGATATATATATAATAATTCAAACAATAATAAAATGTATTTAA
- a CDS encoding glycosyltransferase family 4 protein yields MNILLINHYAGSDYHGMEFRPYYMAREWVNMGHNVTILAADYSHLRKKNPKVDKDFQEEVIDGITYVWVKTPEYHGNGVGRIKNISTFMWKLRMNYKKVADKYKPNAVIASSTYPLDIYPAHRIAKRCNSKLFFEIHDLWPLSPMEIGGYSEKNPAIVILQRAEDFAYRNSDKIISILPNADKHIRERGFSTDNFVYVPNGIIIGEKKVPPMEKSIERLKELKEQGYFLVGYTGNHSPANVLDTMIDSAKKTKDEKVKYILVGNGNVKNELMQYAKSNNVTNIEFLDPVLKDNMDNVLQLLDICYISLKKQNLFNYGVSPNKLFDYMMAARPIIYAVEASNDPVKDCGCGISVPAENPDAVVEAVMKIKSLSDEEKKEMGQRGNDYVLANHTYHGLAEKFLNALK; encoded by the coding sequence ATGAACATCTTACTAATAAATCACTACGCAGGGTCTGATTATCATGGAATGGAATTTAGACCATACTACATGGCCAGGGAATGGGTGAATATGGGACACAATGTAACCATACTTGCAGCGGACTATTCTCATCTAAGAAAAAAGAATCCAAAGGTAGATAAAGATTTTCAAGAAGAAGTGATTGATGGAATAACATATGTATGGGTTAAAACACCGGAATATCATGGAAATGGTGTGGGAAGAATTAAAAATATATCTACATTTATGTGGAAATTAAGAATGAACTATAAGAAGGTTGCAGATAAATATAAGCCAAATGCAGTTATAGCATCTTCAACTTATCCATTAGATATATATCCAGCTCATAGAATTGCAAAGAGATGTAATAGTAAGCTTTTCTTTGAAATACATGATTTATGGCCATTAAGTCCTATGGAAATAGGAGGATATTCTGAAAAAAATCCTGCCATAGTTATACTTCAAAGGGCAGAAGATTTTGCATATAGAAATTCAGATAAAATTATATCAATATTGCCAAATGCAGATAAACACATAAGAGAAAGAGGATTTTCAACTGATAATTTTGTATATGTTCCAAATGGAATAATTATTGGTGAAAAGAAAGTACCTCCAATGGAAAAAAGCATTGAAAGATTAAAAGAGTTGAAAGAACAAGGATATTTCTTGGTTGGATATACAGGTAATCATTCACCTGCTAACGTATTAGATACAATGATTGATTCGGCTAAGAAAACAAAAGATGAAAAAGTAAAATACATATTAGTTGGAAATGGTAATGTAAAAAATGAATTAATGCAATATGCAAAATCTAATAATGTAACTAATATAGAGTTTTTAGATCCAGTATTAAAAGATAATATGGATAATGTATTACAATTACTAGATATTTGTTATATAAGTTTAAAGAAGCAAAACTTATTTAATTATGGGGTTAGTCCAAATAAATTATTTGACTATATGATGGCGGCAAGACCAATAATATATGCAGTAGAAGCTTCAAATGATCCAGTTAAGGATTGTGGTTGTGGAATCAGTGTACCAGCAGAAAATCCAGATGCAGTAGTTGAAGCAGTTATGAAAATAAAAAGCTTAAGTGATGAGGAAAAGAAGGAAATGGGTCAAAGAGGAAACGACTATGTTCTTGCAAATCATACTTATCATGGATTAGCTGAAAAGTTTTTAAATGCATTAAAATAA
- the wecB gene encoding non-hydrolyzing UDP-N-acetylglucosamine 2-epimerase, translating to MKVLTVIGARPQFIKAATVSNKIRSNGNSEILVHTGQHYDNNMSDIFFEELGIPKPDYNLSIGSSNHGHQTGSMLIALEEIYLKEKPDMVLVYGDTNSTLAGSLCASKLLIPVAHVEAGLRSFNKAMPEEQNRILTDHISDLLFTPTLTALNNLKNENIIKGVHNVGDVMYDAINLFKEKAKGVSTIVEKLNLSKDSYILSTIHRAENTNSIERLTSIIGALSDSGKKIILPLHPRTKKFIEEYNLHVGENIKIIDPVGYLEMISLQENAQKIVTDSGGVQKEAYFLKKPCITMRDETEWVETVQNGWNVIVGSDSNKILDALENFHPTGTPASAFGNGDTSSIITDIITKYLG from the coding sequence ATGAAAGTACTAACTGTCATAGGGGCTAGACCACAGTTTATAAAAGCTGCAACAGTTTCTAATAAAATAAGAAGCAATGGTAATAGTGAAATATTAGTCCATACTGGACAACATTATGATAATAATATGTCAGATATATTCTTTGAAGAACTTGGAATCCCAAAACCAGATTATAATTTAAGCATAGGTTCTTCAAACCATGGACATCAAACTGGTAGTATGTTAATAGCTCTTGAAGAAATATATTTAAAAGAAAAACCAGATATGGTTTTAGTTTATGGAGATACAAATTCAACACTTGCTGGAAGCCTTTGTGCCAGTAAATTATTAATTCCTGTAGCTCATGTTGAAGCTGGTCTTAGAAGTTTTAATAAAGCTATGCCTGAAGAACAAAACAGAATACTTACAGACCATATTTCAGACTTACTTTTCACACCTACTTTAACAGCCTTAAATAATTTAAAAAATGAAAACATTATAAAAGGTGTTCATAATGTTGGCGATGTAATGTATGATGCTATAAATCTTTTCAAAGAAAAAGCTAAAGGAGTATCAACAATAGTTGAAAAACTTAACTTATCTAAAGATAGTTACATACTTTCAACAATACATCGTGCAGAAAACACAAATAGCATTGAAAGATTAACTTCAATAATAGGAGCATTAAGTGATTCTGGTAAAAAGATAATACTTCCTCTTCATCCAAGAACAAAGAAATTCATTGAAGAATATAACCTACATGTAGGAGAAAATATTAAAATTATAGATCCAGTAGGATATTTAGAAATGATTTCTCTTCAAGAAAATGCACAAAAAATAGTTACTGATAGTGGTGGAGTTCAAAAAGAAGCATATTTCTTAAAGAAACCATGTATTACTATGAGAGATGAAACTGAATGGGTTGAAACTGTTCAAAATGGTTGGAATGTAATTGTTGGAAGTGATTCAAATAAGATTTTAGATGCCTTAGAAAACTTCCATCCAACTGGTACTCCAGCTTCTGCTTTTGGAAATGGAGATACATCTTCAATAATTACAGACATAATCACAAAATACTTAGGTTAA
- a CDS encoding O-antigen ligase family protein, which translates to MERRDKFGYIVLAIIIAIAAFLGVTTGNYLVTGMYILTLLAVVSISKTEDVYNLLYAVLLVSAVYDYTLYVPGIDKIYMFHIVLAIFTVLSLYRAFKDRDVLLNIDKKIIVIYAIWFVYMCASVVWALSRGLAIKYIAIYLIMFAFIIDMMIYNINKKRLKNTMNILLFLISLIVVIGFVEVLLGQQLPVKHYIDGFKDTLPEWQINTIQARPIVFSYNTNNLTATLAMMIPICLFAIYKFENILAKIWFTIISCAAFSLVVITTSRTGYTAFLVGVAAFAIYSIVNIRKLGLKQMIFPVVIIAGFTLAYFYSPMLMHIKPVGDVKIQNSTSLSGKLHALEDITEGEITQEGSALHRMEIIKDVYYGVIGNKHFQGYGVGNVEQFLKDQGNTGAIYSPHCYVIEILGDFGLPGIVLYGIYYLYLLIGNLVIAIKKKSLMCLMAASGLIAFAPASFGPSSITYVFSYWILIGFAVSCMQVNKRSDDGYRPTASIKEFRMN; encoded by the coding sequence ATGGAAAGAAGAGATAAATTTGGATATATTGTTTTAGCAATCATAATTGCTATTGCAGCATTTTTAGGAGTAACTACTGGTAATTATTTAGTAACAGGAATGTATATTTTGACCTTGTTAGCTGTAGTATCAATTAGTAAAACTGAGGATGTGTACAATTTACTTTATGCTGTGTTACTAGTATCAGCAGTTTATGACTATACATTGTATGTACCAGGAATTGATAAAATATATATGTTTCATATAGTTTTAGCAATATTTACAGTATTATCTTTATATAGAGCATTTAAAGATAGGGATGTTTTATTAAATATAGATAAAAAAATTATAGTTATTTATGCAATTTGGTTTGTTTATATGTGTGCAAGTGTTGTATGGGCTTTAAGCAGAGGTTTAGCAATAAAGTATATAGCTATTTATTTAATTATGTTTGCATTTATAATTGATATGATGATTTATAACATAAATAAAAAAAGACTTAAGAATACAATGAATATATTATTGTTTTTAATATCGTTAATTGTAGTCATTGGTTTTGTAGAAGTTCTTCTAGGTCAACAATTGCCAGTAAAACACTATATTGATGGTTTTAAAGATACTTTACCAGAATGGCAAATTAATACTATACAAGCGAGACCAATAGTATTTTCATATAATACAAACAACTTAACAGCAACTCTTGCAATGATGATACCAATTTGTTTATTTGCTATTTATAAATTTGAAAATATATTAGCAAAAATATGGTTCACAATAATTTCTTGTGCAGCTTTTTCGTTGGTAGTAATAACAACTTCGAGAACTGGTTATACAGCATTTTTAGTTGGAGTTGCAGCATTTGCAATATATTCAATAGTTAACATCAGAAAATTAGGATTAAAGCAGATGATTTTTCCAGTAGTAATAATAGCAGGATTTACTTTAGCATATTTTTATAGCCCTATGCTTATGCATATAAAGCCAGTAGGAGATGTTAAGATACAAAATTCAACTTCTCTTTCAGGAAAATTGCATGCATTAGAAGATATTACAGAGGGAGAAATTACCCAAGAAGGATCAGCTTTACATAGAATGGAAATTATAAAAGATGTATATTATGGTGTTATAGGTAATAAGCATTTCCAAGGTTATGGTGTAGGAAATGTTGAGCAATTCTTAAAGGATCAAGGAAATACAGGAGCAATATATAGTCCTCACTGTTATGTTATAGAAATCCTTGGTGATTTCGGATTACCTGGAATAGTATTATACGGTATATATTACTTATATTTATTAATTGGAAATCTTGTAATTGCAATAAAGAAAAAGAGTTTGATGTGCCTTATGGCAGCATCGGGTTTAATAGCATTTGCACCAGCAAGCTTTGGTCCAAGTTCTATAACTTATGTATTCTCTTACTGGATACTTATTGGATTTGCAGTATCATGTATGCAAGTCAACAAAAGATCAGATGATGGATACAGACCTACAGCATCAATAAAAGAATTTAGAATGAACTAA
- a CDS encoding polysaccharide biosynthesis protein has protein sequence MKNWKTLIIMIIDIFMVNMAYLFAINITQSERFTEISKIYTHDVIALSLIYIVCFTLFKMYESLWHLTGTDEFLLGVGGTVLAGILSIGYTRSFLGNTIPLNVCVVGTLLSIFFVLGYRILYRVYRRTLLYIPFKYSADQRRVMIVGAGSAGTMLINEMMARRELKYNPIVLIDDDPNKRGKRISGVKIEGNRHDIPYIVGEQEIDLILIAIPSLDPKNKAEIIDICKNTNCKLQIIPGMYEILSGDATVSRLKDVDLEDLLGRDPIQLDNKGIADYIQGKTILVTGGGGSIGSELCRQISIYNPKRLIIFDIYENNVYDIQNELKEDFPDMDLSVLIGSVRDRKRLHEIFIRYKVDVVFHAAAHKHVPLMEDSPKEAVKNNVFGTLNLALEASEAKVSRFVMISTDKAVNPTNIMGATKRLCEMIIQAMDKQSKTEFVAVRFGNVLGSNGSVIPLFKRQIAHGGPVTVTHKKIIRYFMLIPEAAQLVLQAGAFAKGGEVFVLDMGKPVKIYDLACDLIRLSGLEPNRDIKIVFTGLRPGEKLYEELLMSEEGLEDTVHKKIYVGKPTFEDMDTLKEKLEQLQNLLDLNDIREIKHQMQKIVPTYHYKNEDEIAAENADKE, from the coding sequence GTGAAAAATTGGAAGACATTAATAATTATGATAATTGATATTTTCATGGTTAACATGGCATACTTATTTGCTATAAACATTACACAAAGTGAGAGGTTTACAGAAATATCTAAAATATATACTCATGATGTTATAGCTTTAAGTTTAATTTATATAGTATGCTTTACTTTATTTAAAATGTATGAAAGTTTATGGCATTTAACAGGAACAGATGAATTTTTGTTAGGTGTTGGAGGAACTGTTTTAGCAGGTATATTATCTATTGGATATACTAGAAGTTTTTTAGGAAATACAATTCCTTTAAATGTTTGTGTTGTAGGAACACTTTTAAGCATTTTCTTTGTATTAGGTTACAGAATTCTTTATAGAGTTTATAGAAGAACACTTTTGTACATACCATTTAAGTATTCTGCAGACCAAAGAAGGGTAATGATTGTTGGTGCAGGTTCAGCGGGAACTATGCTTATAAATGAGATGATGGCAAGAAGAGAATTGAAGTATAATCCTATAGTGCTAATTGATGATGATCCTAATAAGCGTGGCAAAAGAATATCAGGTGTAAAAATAGAAGGAAATAGACATGATATTCCATATATTGTTGGAGAGCAGGAAATTGATTTGATTTTAATTGCAATTCCATCACTTGATCCGAAGAATAAAGCAGAAATAATTGATATTTGTAAGAATACAAATTGTAAGCTTCAAATAATTCCAGGAATGTATGAAATATTAAGCGGAGATGCTACTGTTAGTAGACTTAAAGATGTTGATTTAGAAGATTTACTTGGAAGAGATCCAATTCAATTAGACAATAAAGGAATTGCAGATTATATTCAAGGTAAAACTATATTAGTCACAGGTGGCGGAGGATCAATAGGATCAGAGCTTTGCAGACAAATATCTATATATAATCCAAAGAGACTTATAATTTTTGATATTTATGAGAACAATGTATATGATATTCAAAATGAACTTAAAGAAGATTTCCCAGATATGGACCTTAGTGTTTTAATAGGTTCTGTTAGAGATAGAAAGAGATTGCATGAAATTTTTATTAGATATAAAGTAGATGTTGTATTCCATGCAGCTGCTCATAAGCACGTACCTTTGATGGAAGACAGTCCTAAAGAAGCTGTTAAAAATAATGTGTTTGGAACATTAAATTTAGCGTTAGAAGCTAGTGAAGCGAAAGTGTCAAGATTTGTAATGATTTCTACTGATAAGGCTGTTAATCCAACTAATATTATGGGGGCAACAAAGAGATTATGTGAAATGATTATTCAAGCAATGGATAAGCAATCCAAAACTGAGTTCGTTGCAGTTAGATTTGGAAATGTTTTAGGTAGTAATGGATCTGTTATTCCACTATTTAAGAGACAAATTGCTCATGGAGGACCTGTTACAGTTACTCATAAGAAGATAATTAGATACTTTATGTTAATTCCAGAAGCAGCTCAATTAGTTCTTCAAGCAGGTGCATTTGCTAAAGGTGGAGAAGTATTTGTTTTAGATATGGGAAAACCAGTTAAAATTTATGATTTAGCTTGTGATTTAATTAGACTTTCAGGTCTTGAACCTAATAGAGATATTAAAATTGTATTTACAGGTCTTAGACCAGGAGAAAAATTATATGAAGAACTTTTAATGAGTGAAGAAGGATTAGAAGATACTGTTCATAAGAAGATATATGTAGGTAAGCCAACTTTTGAAGACATGGATACTTTAAAAGAAAAACTTGAACAACTTCAAAACTTGTTAGATTTAAATGATATAAGAGAAATAAAACATCAAATGCAAAAAATAGTACCGACATATCATTATAAGAATGAAGACGAGATAGCTGCGGAAAATGCAGATAAGGAGTAA
- a CDS encoding glycosyltransferase family 2 protein — protein sequence MINISIITPVYNVEACIEKNIQSIISQSSKDFELILIDDGSKDRSIEIAKELLEDSDVNYRIITQKNSGVSIARNKGIDEAVGEYITFLDSDDYIDCRFVELMYEKAKQTQSDVVFCDYSEVDTKGNVLVKSRAKCLNDFITGKEAALRQLNDEINIGMRSAIYRTSIIKENNLSFDSNRKYGEDMVFIVKSLLCSNKIISVNKILGFYVIWESSVTNSVSLKHLDCYYSYADLLEYIKDNTNLKEIKSFLTEYKIPYAIAHIFSVLSRSEKFHKDLFEFLDKEDIKKYLKSYKIQKLNKKYIRYFIQCKGILYFPNVLVKVFNKKSY from the coding sequence TTGATAAATATATCTATAATTACTCCGGTTTATAATGTAGAAGCTTGTATTGAAAAGAATATACAATCAATTATAAGTCAAAGTAGTAAGGATTTTGAACTTATACTTATAGATGATGGTTCAAAAGATAGAAGTATAGAGATAGCAAAAGAATTGTTAGAGGATTCAGATGTTAATTATAGAATTATAACACAAAAAAATTCTGGTGTGAGTATTGCTAGAAATAAAGGAATAGATGAAGCAGTTGGTGAATATATAACATTTTTAGATTCAGATGATTACATTGACTGTAGATTTGTTGAGCTTATGTATGAAAAAGCAAAACAAACACAAAGTGATGTTGTATTTTGTGATTATAGTGAAGTTGATACTAAAGGAAATGTTTTGGTTAAAAGTAGAGCTAAGTGTTTAAATGATTTCATAACTGGAAAAGAAGCAGCTCTAAGACAATTGAATGATGAGATTAACATAGGTATGAGAAGCGCAATATATAGAACTTCAATTATTAAAGAAAACAATTTATCATTTGATAGCAATAGAAAATATGGAGAAGATATGGTTTTTATAGTCAAATCATTATTATGTTCAAATAAAATAATAAGTGTAAATAAAATTTTGGGATTTTATGTTATATGGGAATCATCAGTAACTAATTCAGTATCTTTAAAGCATCTTGATTGTTATTATTCGTATGCAGATTTATTAGAGTACATAAAGGATAATACTAATTTAAAAGAAATAAAAAGCTTTTTAACAGAATATAAAATCCCATATGCAATAGCTCATATTTTTTCTGTTTTATCAAGAAGCGAGAAGTTTCATAAAGATCTTTTTGAGTTCTTAGACAAAGAAGATATAAAAAAATATTTAAAATCTTATAAAATACAAAAATTGAATAAAAAGTATATTAGATATTTTATTCAGTGCAAAGGAATATTATATTTTCCAAATGTACTAGTAAAAGTTTTTAATAAGAAAAGTTATTAA
- a CDS encoding LicD family protein, with protein sequence MNNEEFTYNRENYEDLGLRDAQMLMVDILREVHKLCEKHGLKYFLDAGTLLGAVRHKGFIPWDDDVDIGMLREDYNRFLEIAKKELPNHLFLQTFETDKYYDVYPVPCKIRYNDTIFLEGDRKEDNYKMNNGVYIDVFPYDSLPKHRITYKIQRTLSYNILKSFKRIRDIPEKLSLKNRVTYSFYRLMVKMFPNKRRLKFFEFLIKWNDINSEYMAYGLDTYWSEYVYKKSDYFDLVKLEFEGIDLYAPKNYDTILTQLYGDYMTLPKKEHRVWHAKEMKKLKSKS encoded by the coding sequence ATGAATAATGAGGAGTTTACATATAATAGAGAGAACTATGAGGATTTAGGATTAAGAGATGCACAAATGCTTATGGTTGATATTTTAAGAGAAGTTCATAAATTATGTGAAAAACATGGACTTAAGTATTTTTTGGATGCGGGAACACTACTTGGTGCTGTTAGACATAAGGGATTTATTCCTTGGGATGATGATGTTGATATTGGAATGCTTAGAGAGGACTATAATAGATTTTTAGAAATAGCTAAGAAAGAACTTCCAAATCACTTATTTTTACAAACTTTTGAGACAGATAAATATTATGATGTTTATCCTGTTCCATGTAAAATAAGATACAATGATACAATATTTTTGGAAGGCGATAGAAAAGAAGATAATTATAAAATGAATAATGGAGTTTATATAGATGTGTTTCCTTATGATAGTCTGCCAAAACATAGGATTACATATAAAATACAACGTACATTAAGTTATAATATTTTAAAAAGCTTTAAAAGAATTAGAGATATTCCAGAAAAATTAAGCCTAAAAAATAGAGTGACATATTCATTTTATAGATTAATGGTAAAAATGTTTCCAAATAAGAGAAGATTAAAGTTCTTTGAGTTTTTAATTAAATGGAATGATATAAATTCAGAATATATGGCATATGGTCTTGATACTTATTGGAGTGAATATGTTTATAAAAAATCCGATTATTTTGACTTAGTTAAATTAGAATTTGAAGGAATAGATCTCTATGCTCCAAAGAATTATGATACAATTTTAACTCAATTATATGGTGACTATATGACTTTACCTAAAAAGGAACATAGAGTTTGGCATGCTAAAGAAATGAAGAAATTAAAGAGTAAGAGTTAA
- a CDS encoding glycosyltransferase family 2 protein: MWYNKTGILDTIKTEREEQNMDYKVSVIVPVYKVRDRILNTLESLKAQTFKEFEVLFIDDGSPDDSSEFAHNYLKNTHVIYRIIKKENGGVSSARNLGIEEARGEYIQFLDSDDYIDKNMLKDLYEKAIKTKSEIVYSAYVFEESNGKRITDNSKDLFEGESSGKEAALGLIYGVSYTHIMANLFKRSLLMNNNIRFDEKRKFAEDISFAIKAYVHAEKIYSTNKIYAHYVKWGESVMNNVSLNFLDIYYSNVETLDYLKMKVRDNDLEKAMIHSRIPAGIVNIIIAFATKKELRDEMYKFINNPYVRSHLSKYRMYRLEKDRLKYLILSKMILYKPSMVEKYYSKREK, translated from the coding sequence TTGTGGTATAATAAGACAGGAATTTTAGACACAATCAAAACCGAAAGAGAGGAACAGAATATGGATTATAAGGTTAGTGTTATAGTACCTGTGTATAAGGTTAGAGATAGAATTTTAAATACATTAGAATCTTTGAAAGCACAGACCTTTAAGGAATTTGAAGTTTTATTTATTGATGATGGTTCACCAGATGATAGCAGTGAATTTGCACATAATTATTTAAAGAATACACATGTAATTTACAGAATAATAAAGAAGGAAAATGGTGGAGTTAGTTCAGCAAGAAATTTAGGAATTGAGGAAGCAAGAGGCGAATATATTCAATTTTTAGATTCGGATGATTATATAGATAAAAATATGCTTAAGGATCTATATGAAAAAGCTATTAAAACTAAAAGTGAAATTGTATATTCAGCATATGTTTTTGAAGAGAGTAATGGTAAGAGGATTACAGATAATTCAAAGGATTTATTTGAAGGAGAAAGCTCCGGAAAAGAAGCAGCACTTGGATTAATTTATGGAGTATCATATACTCACATTATGGCAAATTTATTTAAACGTTCACTATTGATGAATAATAATATTAGATTTGATGAAAAAAGAAAATTTGCAGAAGACATTTCGTTTGCAATTAAAGCTTATGTTCATGCAGAAAAGATTTATTCAACAAATAAAATTTATGCTCATTACGTAAAATGGGGAGAATCTGTAATGAACAATGTATCTTTAAATTTTTTAGACATTTATTATTCAAATGTTGAAACTTTAGACTATTTAAAGATGAAAGTTAGAGATAATGATTTAGAAAAAGCAATGATTCATAGCAGAATTCCAGCTGGAATAGTTAATATTATAATTGCCTTTGCAACAAAAAAAGAACTAAGAGATGAAATGTATAAGTTCATTAATAATCCATATGTAAGAAGTCATTTGAGTAAATATAGAATGTATAGATTAGAAAAGGATAGATTGAAATATCTTATTTTAAGTAAAATGATTTTATATAAGCCAAGCATGGTAGAAAAGTATTATTCGAAAAGAGAGAAATAA
- a CDS encoding N-acetylmuramoyl-L-alanine amidase yields the protein MKKFISWSLLLVMLLSLSGCGTVIKNEPEQNESKSSQDIDENQSNENDQTAKEDTSKQEAPIEEKQAPEPVVNKKVVVIDPGHSSHGNKGMEKLSPDSDVMKIKDPGGAQGDFTGTPEYVVAMSVALKLKSLLEQNKVTVIMTKTQDSDSPGNIERAEVGNSNNANLEIRIHCDSADSSSASGASMLVPQPIGYAKDISGISEKYGQTILDKLIADVGMKNRGVVKRDDLTGFNWSKVPVVLVEMGFMSNPQEDKLLNDDSYQNKLAQGLCDGILESLK from the coding sequence ATGAAAAAATTTATATCATGGTCGTTATTATTAGTTATGCTATTATCTTTAAGCGGATGTGGAACTGTAATTAAAAACGAACCTGAGCAAAATGAATCTAAAAGCTCGCAAGACATAGATGAAAATCAATCAAATGAAAATGATCAAACTGCGAAAGAAGATACGAGCAAACAAGAAGCTCCGATTGAAGAAAAACAAGCACCAGAACCAGTTGTTAATAAAAAGGTAGTTGTTATAGATCCAGGCCATTCATCTCATGGAAATAAGGGAATGGAGAAATTATCTCCAGATTCAGATGTAATGAAAATAAAGGATCCAGGTGGAGCGCAGGGTGATTTTACTGGAACTCCTGAATATGTTGTAGCTATGAGTGTAGCTTTAAAATTAAAAAGTTTATTGGAACAAAATAAAGTGACAGTTATTATGACTAAAACTCAAGATAGTGATAGTCCGGGAAATATAGAAAGAGCAGAAGTAGGAAATTCAAATAATGCTAATTTAGAAATAAGAATACATTGTGACTCGGCAGATAGCAGTAGTGCGAGTGGTGCATCAATGTTAGTTCCACAACCTATTGGATATGCTAAGGATATCAGTGGAATAAGTGAAAAATACGGACAAACTATATTAGATAAGTTGATAGCAGATGTTGGGATGAAAAATAGAGGTGTTGTAAAAAGAGACGATTTGACAGGTTTCAATTGGTCAAAGGTTCCAGTTGTACTAGTAGAAATGGGATTTATGTCTAACCCTCAGGAAGACAAACTTTTAAATGATGATAGTTATCAAAATAAATTAGCACAAGGATTATGCGATGGAATATTAGAATCATTAAAATAA